One Hyla sarda isolate aHylSar1 chromosome 11, aHylSar1.hap1, whole genome shotgun sequence genomic window carries:
- the LOC130294942 gene encoding olfactory receptor 1019-like, whose translation MPCKNNTQVMYFILEGLSKNSHAQAKLFLVFSLVYGTTLLGNSIIILLTRIDQELSTPMYYFLCNLSLLDISFISVTVPNMLFNIYTTNMSISYTGCFTQLYFFHFLGSSECFLLAIMSLDRYVAICQPLRYSHIMNTRVCLRMAIGCWISGILFSCSHTFLTLSLSFCSSNIINHYFCDIPPLLQVSSTDTHKNILEIFIFGGFVAGGCCLLILISYIFIILSILKISTTRGKSKAFSTCTSHLMVVCLFFGTILFMYLRPTSAYSLDNDKLFCVFYNVFTPMLNPIIYSFRNKEVKMAMKRLFIKLKGLS comes from the coding sequence atgcctTGTAAGAATAACACCCAGGTGATGTATTTTATCCTGGAAGGTCTCTCCAAAAATAGTCATGCTCAAGCTAAACTTTTCCTAGTATTTTCCTTAGTTTATGGAACCACACTACTTGGAAACTCCATAATTATCCTCCTGACAAGAATAGACCAAGAACTGTCTACTCCAATGTATTATTTTCTATGTAACCTTTCTCTTTTGGATATTTCTTTCATCTCAGTCACTGTACCCAATATGCTGTTCAATATTTACACTACCAATATGTCAATAAGTTATACTGGATGCTTTACTCAATtgtatttctttcattttttgggaAGTTCTGAATGTTTCCTATTGGCCATAATGAGCCTTGACCGATATGTGGCCATTTGTCAGCCTCTAAGATACTCCCATATTATGAACACTAGGGTTTGTTTAAGGATGGCGATTGGTTGCTGGATTAGTGGGATTTTATTCTCTTGTTCTCATACATTTCTTACATTGAGCCTTTCTTTTTGCTCTTCAAATATCATCAACCACTACTTCTGTGATATCCCACCACTCCTCCAAGTGTCTTCCACAGACACTCACAAAAACATTctagaaatttttatttttggaggATTTGTTGCTGGTGGGTGTTGCCTATTGATCTTAATTTcttatatctttattattttgTCCATATTAAAGATCAGTACAACTAGAGGAaaaagtaaagctttctcaaCATGCACTTCCCATTTAATGGTGGTTTGTCTCTTTTTCGGAACCATACTCTTTATGTATCTGAGACCTACATCGGCCTACTCTTTGGACAATGATAAATTGTTTTGTGTCTTTTACAACGTTTTTACTCCTATGTTAAATCCAATCATTTACAGTTTTAGGAATAAGGAAGTTAAAATGGCTATGAAAAGATTGTTTATAAAACTAAAAGGTTTATCTTAG